The following DNA comes from Miscanthus floridulus cultivar M001 chromosome 5, ASM1932011v1, whole genome shotgun sequence.
CGCAAACCCAGCTCCGTCAAGAACCGAACGCCGGATGCGGGGCCATGCGTTACCTCTACTTCCGCCCCAACGCACGCCATGCCCGCCCTCAGCGCCACCCACTCCTCACTCACCTCGATGCCTGGTCCTCGCGGGCCCGTCTGGCGGAGCTCCACGCCCGCCTCGTCCGCGCCCACCTCGCTCCCGACTCCGCCGTGGCGGGccggctcgtcgcgctcctgGCGTCACAAGCGGTGGGCCACGACATGCGCTACGCTCGCAGGGTGTTCGACGGTATATCCCAGCCTAACACGGCCGTCTGGAACTGCATGATCAGAGGGTACACCAACCACGGCGCGGCTTCGGACGCGCTGGCGACGTTCAGGGCCATGCTTTCGAGAGGAGTCTCCCCTGACAGTTACACCATGGCCGCAGCTGTGTCTACGAGCACCGCTTTTGTCAACTGGCAATGGCGAGCTACTGGAGACGCAGTCCATGCCATGGTTCGGAAGATTGGGTGTGCGTCAGATCTGTTCGTCATGTCAGGCCTTGTTAATCTATATGGAACTTTTAGAAGCGCCGAAGATGCAAGGAAGGTTTTTGTGGAAATGCATGAGAGGGATGTGGTGTCTTGGACGTCGATGATCTCAGCTTTTGCGCAATGTGGTATGTGGGATGATGCTTTGAGGTTTCTTGCTCAGATGCAGGCAGACGGGATTAATCCTAACAAAGTCACAATTATTAGCCTGCTTTCTGCTTGTGGGCACGGGCAGGCTGTTGACAAAGGCCGGTGGGTGTATGGTCAACTTAGTGAATATGGCATTGAGCCTGATGCGGATATAGGAAATTCAGTCATTAGCATGTATGCGAAATGTGGATGCATGTCTGATGCCCTGCAAGTATTTAGGGCTTTGCCTGTGAGAAGTACTAAATCATGGAACATACTGATTGATGGATTTGTGCAAAATCAGAGGCATAAAGAATCACTAACAGTGTTTCAGGAGATGATATCAACTGGCATAACTCCAAATGCAGTAACACTTGTAAGTGTCTTATCAGCATGTGCTCAGCTTGGTGATCTCCAGCAAGCGAGGGATATCCATAATTACATAAAAGATCATGGGATCCATTGTGGTACCCTCCTTACAAATTCTTTGATTAACACATATGCCAAATGTGGCGATATGGCAGCAGCTAACGTGGCTTTCCAGACTATGAATCAAAGGGATGTTGTTTCATGGACAACTATGGTTTGTGGTTATGTGCATGGGCGTCAATTTACAGCAGCCTTCAAATTTTTTGAAGAGATGAAGATTGCAGAAATTGTAGCAAGTGAAATGGCACTGGTTAGTCTACTCTCTGCATGCTCACAGCTTGGGGCAATTGATAAAGGAAGGGAGATTCACTCTTATATAGAAGAGAAGAATGTGAGAAAAGATGTATGCCTTGAAAGTGCCCTAGTCGACATGTATGCAAAATGTGGCTGCATCGACATTGCTACTGAAATATTTAGTAAAATGCAGCATAAGCAAACCATCACATGGAATTCTATGATTGGAGGGTTTTCAAGCAATGGACACGGGAAACAAGCAGTCCAACTCTTCAACCAAATGCTAAAATTTGGACACCCCAAACCTGATGGCATTACTTTTAAGGCAGTTCTTGGTGCTTGTGCTCATGTAGGAATGGTTAATGAGGGGCTCCAGCACTTCTATTCCATGTCGAGCTTTGCAATTGTCCCTGATATCGAACACTATGGTTGCATAATAGACCTCCTAAGTAGAGCTGGGCTACTAGAAGAAGCATTTGAGTTCGTCAAGAAGATGCCAATAGAGCCTAATCCTGTAATTTGGGGATCACTTCTTTCAGCTTGTAGGTTTCATCACGAAATTGATTTAGCGAGGAGAATTGGGCAACACATAATTAAGTTAGCTCCTAATGATGTGGGGGCGCATGTGCTGATCTCAAATTTACATGCTGAAGGTGGTCAGTGGGATGATGTACAGGAAATAAGAGAGCAGATGGAAAGCAGGGGTATAGAGAAGTCTCCTGGCCATAGCTCCATCCAAGTAGAAACGCTCATAATATAGTTTAGCAGGAATATGATATCTGCCTGTAATACACGACTGACAGGAGCAATGCTAACCGGTGTAGTTTCTGATCTACTGGGCATGGGACCTCACATTTCAATTTCCATTGACCTGTGCACATGTGATTATTATTCTTGTATTATTTTGGGTTCAACACTGCGTAAAGCATTATTGCAGACACGTCTTTTAATAGCTGGATACTCGCACTCAACAATGTTGCGAGTTCAGCTGAATGTATCTGTGGTAGCATGACTTGGATAACCTTTACGTGCATAACTGAAGCTGTGACAAGAACAAAAGACATTCAATATGAAATTTAGAACATACCTGTTGTTCAATTCCTAGATAATCAAGGGTTCTGAGTTTTTACTTAATATATGTATTAGTAGTTCTCAATTCTCATCCTCTCTGTTATGCATATATTATTGAACAATCATGTTACTTTAATCCTTGTACAATTGATTTGTAAAGACTGTTCATTTCAGTTGCTCCAAATAAATTATCATTTGCATTTTCAACAATGGCACTGTTCAAGGCTTCAAGCAGTTCACATTCTTCCATTATCCAAGCTTACAAATCCAAATAAATGACTGCTGAAATTAGAGGCAGAGCTACAACCAGCACTCCTGTATTTTGAACTTCCAGAGTTGGCATTCTTCCATTTACCAAGctgcacattgaggtaagatatTTGCACGTATTTCATCAATCTCCAAATTTTTTATGTCGCTTATGAAGTGTGAGCTTCCATTTTGGATATTGGATTCATTTTTCATATTGCTGGAAACGGTACTTAAGCTTTCAGGAGGGCGAAAGCTGAGATTAAAGGCAGAGCTAATCAAGAGGTATGGGTTAATGAACCTCACATCTTTCTGGCAAACATCTCTAAGGTTTAATAATTTGTGATGAAAGTAAAAAAGAACAGTAAATTTCACAAACCTACCAATATTTATTTTGAGCTAACAGTGACAAACAAATACTTTGTGCCCATTTCACAAAACAACAGCTTTATGATTATTCTTTTTTTAATGGCACTAGGCCACTAGGGCAGTGACGTGTTCATGACCAGCTAGGCCCACGCGTCGaagtgccactgacatgtgggcctgattATTCATGAAAGAGAAATGGTCACAAAGTTGTTTTGTGAGAAGACAATCCAAAATAGTATCAGGTTTGTGAAAAGGGCACAAAGTATGGTAGGTTTATCACTGTTAGCCCAAAATATTTGGAGGTACGTGGAATTTACTCTAAAAAGAATTTGGACTCAACTAAACATGCATGTTGAAGAAACAACATCCGCAGAGATTTATAAGCTCTATTTCATATTCTGAGAAACTCAGGAATATCCAAACCTATGCACACGACAGAAGACAACTTTAGCATTTGCCTCACGTTATGTATACATATTCTTCTTTTAGATTGCAAATGGTATCTTATAATCCTGGCTGTCGCAGGCCGTGTACTCTTATGTGGCTGCTTACCGACCATGACGGATCCCAGATTCCTAGGCAAACCAGTCCCAAGTAAGCAGCTGGAGTTACTGAATTGTGCCGCTGGCAACTATATAAGAATTTTAAATTCCAGAGGGACATGACTCGAATCAGCTGGAGTTACTACATTCCCTGGATAATGTTCATGAACATAACCGAAGCTGTGACAAGAACTAAAGGAAACTGTTTGAAACAACTAAGGTTTGTATACCTAATTATAGTGTAAGAACAGAACACGCCTAACATTTACTTGATTCAACATTTGCATATGTGATTAGAACTTACCGGTTGTTAAGTTATTAGGTAAGTGTCGGCACGAAAATTCGTCTTGTGCCGGGCACACGAGCAAAGCTGGAAggatctgctcgatggagctagagatccgcctggcttcaacgcagggatgattgatcctgcgtactcctcccgagacatgccagtcaatttgactctgcaattgataaggagagaaaatttatcagtaatttaaggtagaacgTGTCGGTCTGTGTCCAGACAGtttcaagtgtgccgcttcaggagcagtCATACGGTAAGAGCGACTGAATAGCCGATCCGCACAGAAATCGGCTATTACGGACTGTAAAACTTATGGGTAGCGATTAATTTTATATTGACAGATACAGTACACGTATATGTAAATAGGATCATCAACTAGACAGATATTGCTAGTGTAAACCattaagccgatgaatctaatcaggaaaagatatagcatatgaatgaatcgactatctgatacgaacggatctacaaacgctctgaatctaatcttttaccaccaacagtgaggttcgaccggatcgatgacagctatgatgatattaacaaactaaaaccgaagaatccgcaAACACATCCGTACTTCGACAGGCTTTTCGAGAGACATgttatacgtgaaggctcggatgaatcgactaaaatagccgattcaggtgaaaagaaCTACAGCGtgcgaacaatcgactatttcacacgaACAAACCTGTGGACACCATATACTCAACCCGCTATCcctaacagtgaggttcgaccggatcgatgcagccgtgaaaaaGACGACGAATCAAGCCCTCAAAgcacacagatctattcacgcttaacagaatcatggacgcacactgtaggcgttaacgcacaagcgatcggctatttagctgatggaAGCATAGTAAACAGCTAAGATCATGCCTAACcaggaacagatctactaactagcattcTCCAATATACAATGCCATcaatggggatcgaccggatcgttacagccataatggtgaactataaaccagattcaagtagccagcaaacctcttcaagattattcatgcctcaaccgcatactatgcacaatcaagatcgaagtaaaaacagCCGATGAAGCATAAACCGTCGTTCAAGGTAGATAACATCATGTTGTAACGAAACTAACGACAGATCTataggatatgaggccgatctaattcGATCTCGACTGGGCGCATTGATGTTActgtaaactaataacaatgaaaacatcagcaaggtcggtaacttaatgaatctactcgaatgacgtcacccttagatagagccgataacttgaccttaatctagttcaagcagtggaggtcgaccggatcgatgcagccgtacttgaactagacaagaatcgataactagcttataccagagtcgcagtggaggtcgaccggattgatgcagccgtacgaacagaagtataagccatgacggtacttacagacaagccggaggtcggccggaccgatgcagccctgattgctgaagaactcgccaagatctactcctACTCCACTTCTAGGGATGgctggagccgaaaaagtaagtaacttgtatttaattgattgtgtgtcctttacaatagtcggggtccaatatttatacccggaacatacgtatgaatcctacttaagcacgactcattataatGTTTTACCTTAGAGAAAATATTCTTAATTTAGGATAACTTGGAtcctaatctttttctttttgtagagtccaacatgtttttcctggCACCGATTGTAGCTATTATAGTTATCTGCTGacgctatctgaagagagccgattccagtgctgcattcgaatcagctgataccgacatttatgcaatcgattccttgatgacatgattttgAGAGTTTTCGAGTTCATGCAATCCTTTTTCTAAATTCTGGTATAAACAGTAAGAAACCATCAGAtcagttagttttttttttcctaatCGTGTATGTACACAATAGTACTCACGGAAGCTCTGTTTTATCTGATTTTCTGCATGTTCAGTCATGTATGATTACTTTAGAATCATGTTTCAATCCTTAATGATTAGTACTACTGATTTGTTGTTTTATTAGATCTCTTTAGTTTACTTCGTGCAAGCAAAATACTAAGAATTTTCCTTATTCATACTTCTGCAATGTATTGCAGTTGGGGTTCTTCCAGTCTGCAAACTGCTCAGTGCCCAGAACAACTCCAAATAAAATAGGATGGTGATAAGGCTACAATTAGTCCTGTGTACTTCACATGCAGCGTTCTTCCATTCTCCAAGGTTACTCCATCAAAGTAAGCTATCATCTCAGAAATTCAAATTTGTTATCAGATCCCAAGTTGCTAATATTTGGATATTTCCAAGTTTGGTACTCACTTTTCAGCATTCTTTGCTGTCATACAATGGAGTTAAGAAAATCTCCATGGGTGTTATTTGTTTAATCTTGGGGGAAATCAGAGTTATTTGTGTACTATAGTATTATGATTGTGTAGTGGGTGATGTTTAAATTTCTTTACATTTTTAAGTTCCGCCATACAGTAAAGAATGTTGAAAAATGTGTACTTCAGAAGACAAATTTTTAGCACCTGCAGAATCTCGGGAACTTATAATGACCGGGGCCATTAGAGTCTGCATTCTCCTTTTACTTAATGATGAGACGGCATCGTATGGTCCTAGCTGAAAGCTGGACCATGTACTTGGTAGTGGCCACTCATCTGCCACGGTGAATCTGAGGCGAACCAGGCCTGGAACAGTGTCCCAAGTTCAGATGGAATCGCCGAATTGTGCCTGTGCCTGCGTTGCTACCAGGAATCTCCAATCCACGACTCATTAACATAGTGTTTGCCGGCGCAGTCAGCAGATGTTCTACATCCCTTCTACAGAAGGCAAATGGTCGCATTCTGGATTCATGCCCTTAAGTCTGTGCTGTGAAAAAAATGTTGCTGAACAGAGTTAGGACTCGAGCCCAACGTTTTTCTAGATTCATATTTAGTAAAGTCACTCTTGTATCCTAATAGCCAATATAAAGTACGTACTctatccatttcaaattataaactGTTTAGTTTTATTCTCAGTCAAACTTATCTAACTTTGgtcaaaattatagaaaaaaattTGCACAATATCTACAACATCAGGCAAGATTCATTAGACacactataaaatatattttgacaCTATATTTATGGTAAAAGTTTATAAAAAAATGCACAAACAACTACAATACCAAAGAAGATGAATTAAAGacaccatgaaatatattttaataGCATATTTATTTGATAGTGTAGATGCTACCATGTTTTCTATGAGCTTGATTAAAATTAAATAAGTTTGACTTAAAACTAAAACAACTTACAATTAAAAAGTAGGGAGTATCATACTGCCTTGTTCAATTTGTCAAACTTTCATCTCAATAAGTGCACTCCCAATGCGTGAAACTATTAGCAGTTTCTATGGTATAGGAAATTGTACCAAGAAACTATCATTCCCAATACAAGATTTTCTATATTACGGAACATAAGTAGTGATAAAAAACTATATTTACTCTCTTAATGGGTTACGAGTAGTTTCTTGTCCATGGATAACTGTGAAGACCCAGTTTCGtagttagcccttgtttagttcgcgaaaagttagaaatttggctactgtagcactttcgtttttatttggcaattagtgttcaatcatggactaattaggctcaaaacgtttgtctcgcaatttccaaccaaactgtgcaattagttttttttcatctacaattaatgctccatgcacgtatcgcaagattcgatgtgataggtactgtaacactttttgggaaaacttttcgcgaactaaacaagggcttagactTGGTTTCTTAaattttttctctctcctcattaAATCACTTGTCACATCAGCAAATTGCCTACGTGACAGTATAATTAATATCTACTATCATAATTTCTATATTGTGAGTGCCCTAAGAGCCTCAGAGTCCTAGGCCCGTGATAGAGTGGACGCACTTTTCAAGTGAGGGAGAGTAGAGCAGCGTTGTGTTTAAACTGCAGAAATCTCACAAAAAAGAGTTCGGTTTTACAGAAAACACATAAAAGTGGAGGAAAAAAAATCTTTGATTCCCAAATTCCAAGCTTGGTGGCAATTGTACAGGCCAACTGAATTGTCAGACATCGGAAATCAAAGCTTGGTGCAAAAAGGGGATAGCCGGATAGATTTGGTTaacgaaaaaaaaaatccaaaagctTTTTGAGTCTCAACAATAGATACTGATCTTCTTTCAAAGGGTGCCGCGACTTGCTTATCGATTAAGATGAAAAAAACATTCAGGAAATCACGATGATGGATAAAAAAGAGTGTACAACATTCCATGGGGTGCCGCGACTTGGCTTATCGATTGAGATGAAAAAACATTCAGAAAAACACGGTGATGGGAAAAAAAAAGACTGTACAGC
Coding sequences within:
- the LOC136452575 gene encoding pentatricopeptide repeat-containing protein At3g22690-like yields the protein MRYLYFRPNARHARPQRHPLLTHLDAWSSRARLAELHARLVRAHLAPDSAVAGRLVALLASQAVGHDMRYARRVFDGISQPNTAVWNCMIRGYTNHGAASDALATFRAMLSRGVSPDSYTMAAAVSTSTAFVNWQWRATGDAVHAMVRKIGCASDLFVMSGLVNLYGTFRSAEDARKVFVEMHERDVVSWTSMISAFAQCGMWDDALRFLAQMQADGINPNKVTIISLLSACGHGQAVDKGRWVYGQLSEYGIEPDADIGNSVISMYAKCGCMSDALQVFRALPVRSTKSWNILIDGFVQNQRHKESLTVFQEMISTGITPNAVTLVSVLSACAQLGDLQQARDIHNYIKDHGIHCGTLLTNSLINTYAKCGDMAAANVAFQTMNQRDVVSWTTMVCGYVHGRQFTAAFKFFEEMKIAEIVASEMALVSLLSACSQLGAIDKGREIHSYIEEKNVRKDVCLESALVDMYAKCGCIDIATEIFSKMQHKQTITWNSMIGGFSSNGHGKQAVQLFNQMLKFGHPKPDGITFKAVLGACAHVGMVNEGLQHFYSMSSFAIVPDIEHYGCIIDLLSRAGLLEEAFEFVKKMPIEPNPVIWGSLLSACRFHHEIDLARRIGQHIIKLAPNDVGAHVLISNLHAEGGQWDDVQEIREQMESRGIEKSPGHSSIQVETLII